In Methanobacterium aggregans, one DNA window encodes the following:
- the minD gene encoding cell division ATPase MinD: MTRVITVASGKGGVGKTTITGNLGVALSTYGEETVVLDADVAMANLELILGMEGKSVTLHDVLSGDADIEDAIYEGPGGVKVVPAGISLEGLRKIKLDRLENALETLVESSDILLIDAPAGLEKDALAAIAAAQEMILVTTPEVPSISDALKTKIIANKLGVEIIGVVINREQHDKTFLTMDEIETILEVPVIAVIPDDPEVSRAAAFGEPIIVKNPKSPTSNAIMQLGADLIGEDYQPIEPDKKGVISKLVEGLLGRR, encoded by the coding sequence ATGACACGAGTTATAACGGTTGCTTCTGGAAAGGGTGGTGTTGGAAAAACAACCATAACAGGTAATTTAGGGGTTGCACTGTCTACCTATGGTGAAGAAACTGTAGTTCTGGATGCGGATGTTGCAATGGCAAACCTTGAACTTATCCTTGGAATGGAGGGTAAATCTGTAACCCTGCATGATGTGCTTTCTGGAGATGCAGATATAGAAGATGCTATATATGAGGGTCCTGGAGGAGTGAAAGTTGTTCCTGCAGGAATATCCCTTGAGGGATTACGAAAAATTAAATTGGACAGGCTGGAGAATGCTCTGGAGACACTTGTGGAAAGTTCAGACATTCTACTTATAGATGCGCCTGCAGGACTTGAGAAGGATGCCCTTGCAGCCATAGCAGCTGCCCAGGAAATGATACTTGTCACAACACCAGAGGTTCCATCCATAAGTGATGCATTGAAAACTAAGATAATTGCAAACAAACTTGGCGTTGAAATTATAGGGGTTGTTATAAACAGGGAACAGCACGATAAAACATTCCTTACAATGGATGAAATTGAAACCATACTGGAAGTACCAGTAATTGCTGTAATACCCGATGATCCAGAGGTTAGTAGAGCAGCAGCATTTGGTGAACCAATTATTGTGAAAAACCCTAAATCACCTACGAGTAATGCCATCATGCAGCTGGGTGCAGATCTTATTGGCGAAGATTATCAGCCAATTGAGCCAGATAAAAAAGGTGTTATATCCAAACTTGTTGAAGGCCTTTTAGGCAGAAGATAA
- a CDS encoding TatD family hydrolase has product MIDAHVHADTRPYEDFEKMAVAGVEKAVSCAHDPLRMSTSDVVLDHINRILKNDTKRAAENGLKLYAAVGIHPRSISKDWETVLNELPYFLEKENVVAVGEIGLETTSNIEKEVFKKQLQLADNMNMKVVVHTPRQNKYEVARVTSSILEEMINPSLVQLDHVDNSIVDMAVEHDWNLGLTVQPLKVTPDEAVSMLKEYGVDRFVLDSDMSSSPSDPLSVPKTVHKMKLAGFEDSEIKKVSHSNAAEFYGI; this is encoded by the coding sequence ATGATAGATGCACATGTACATGCCGATACAAGGCCCTACGAAGATTTTGAAAAAATGGCAGTGGCAGGCGTTGAAAAAGCAGTGAGCTGCGCCCATGACCCCCTCAGAATGAGCACTTCAGACGTTGTGCTGGACCATATAAACCGCATACTCAAAAATGATACTAAAAGAGCCGCTGAAAATGGTTTGAAACTGTACGCTGCAGTTGGAATACATCCAAGAAGCATTTCAAAGGATTGGGAAACAGTACTCAATGAACTCCCCTATTTTCTTGAAAAAGAAAATGTTGTGGCAGTTGGAGAGATAGGCCTTGAAACCACATCAAATATTGAAAAAGAAGTTTTTAAAAAACAGTTACAACTTGCTGATAACATGAACATGAAGGTCGTTGTCCACACACCCCGACAAAACAAGTACGAAGTTGCAAGGGTTACATCATCAATACTGGAAGAGATGATAAACCCCTCCCTTGTACAGCTGGACCATGTAGACAATTCCATAGTGGATATGGCTGTGGAACATGATTGGAACCTTGGACTCACTGTTCAACCTTTGAAGGTCACTCCTGATGAAGCTGTTTCCATGCTCAAGGAGTACGGAGTTGACAGGTTTGTACTCGACAGCGACATGAGCTCATCCCCATCTGATCCTCTATCCGTTCCCAAAACTGTTCACAAAATGAAACTTGCAGGTTTTGAGGATTCAGAAATTAAAAAGGTTTCCCATTCAAATGCAGCAGAGTTCTATGGAATCTAA
- a CDS encoding DUF2226 domain-containing protein, producing the protein MELPITKPSRVSYADQIDFNQLVGELSKNKHNGFIRVTSGSEDGYLLFKEGEQIAASYDTYSKLDALERIKSVTENDKTLVEVFDIKRSQIDFLLDLNKHYIINLKSETDNLLSELKNSRAYEEPEEVKEVHEVERSESNETKTEPVKMIEEPEIEVSNKVESNLKEESVTKTELNEFNVPEEASNPSVATGEPEPSNPVNISKDDLVDMKTTEEGIEELETATEISKTTPQTEEMPEPEVPLDRSDLLKKYGIRDVNEEDVENLLDTYKGGSVDERDVEKIELTLMNKIKKSVLGLPKIRGAEVMVFLDNTNGLSGHVNVLIESESQGFFSRIRGESKDADNLKRQIINISQIQIRKSFRKYPEIVDEFDINVEMN; encoded by the coding sequence ATGGAGCTGCCAATAACTAAACCTTCCAGGGTCTCTTATGCAGATCAAATTGATTTTAACCAACTCGTTGGAGAATTATCTAAAAACAAGCACAATGGATTTATAAGGGTGACTTCCGGTTCTGAAGATGGTTACCTGCTTTTTAAGGAAGGAGAACAAATTGCAGCATCGTATGATACATATTCAAAGTTAGATGCCCTTGAAAGAATAAAAAGTGTAACTGAAAATGATAAAACCTTGGTAGAAGTTTTTGATATTAAAAGATCCCAGATAGATTTTCTTCTGGACTTGAACAAACATTATATAATCAATTTAAAATCTGAAACAGATAATCTTCTCTCTGAACTCAAAAATTCCAGGGCTTATGAAGAACCTGAAGAAGTGAAAGAGGTTCATGAAGTAGAAAGATCTGAATCAAATGAAACCAAAACAGAACCTGTTAAAATGATTGAAGAACCTGAAATTGAGGTTTCAAATAAAGTTGAATCAAATTTAAAAGAGGAATCTGTGACGAAAACAGAGTTAAATGAATTTAATGTTCCAGAGGAGGCTTCAAATCCATCAGTTGCTACTGGAGAACCAGAACCATCAAATCCCGTAAATATTTCGAAGGATGATCTGGTTGACATGAAAACAACAGAAGAGGGAATTGAGGAGTTAGAAACTGCAACTGAGATATCAAAAACTACCCCCCAAACTGAAGAAATGCCTGAACCCGAAGTTCCCCTTGACAGATCGGATCTTCTTAAGAAGTACGGTATCAGAGACGTCAATGAAGAAGACGTTGAAAATCTTTTAGATACCTATAAGGGAGGTTCTGTGGATGAGAGGGATGTTGAAAAGATAGAACTGACCCTTATGAATAAGATTAAAAAATCAGTACTGGGATTACCTAAAATAAGAGGTGCAGAGGTAATGGTGTTTTTGGACAACACCAATGGACTCTCTGGACATGTTAATGTGCTTATTGAATCAGAATCTCAGGGATTTTTCTCAAGGATACGGGGAGAATCTAAAGATGCCGATAACTTAAAAAGGCAAATAATCAATATATCCCAAATACAGATAAGAAAAAGCTTTAGAAAATACCCTGAAATTGTAGATGAATTTGATATAAATGTAGAGATGAATTAG
- a CDS encoding DUF1611 domain-containing protein has protein sequence MYFITSVEELQELNPFIIIGCGGGGEKFSNFEGVKAVGFIDDDTRKQGKEFCNLTVSGNLSEVIQKTDAKSVAIMLPIGAEGTALKYAVEAIDNGKNVVASFRSLPISQNESLIKFAESKGVALKEISPRLDVIKKIFGVAPPKCTETLPKITYKHKAPVVFVGGTSQECGKRTTTRMLGKAAEEMGLNAVVISTDEMGLEKPADVNFRAGSLSVMDVASAVMGTIKYMEENKDPDIIFVEGQSSLTERGNPHPKGLSAAILFGAMPDATIVCHRPNHPYREPTGIEYEVKAIEAVEPTKVVGISLNLRNVEEPCDLSEYEKEYGLPAVDIANGLNGGASRLLKVIIDHIGEFKK, from the coding sequence TTGTATTTTATAACTTCGGTAGAGGAACTACAGGAACTCAACCCATTCATAATAATAGGCTGTGGGGGTGGAGGAGAAAAATTTTCTAATTTTGAAGGTGTAAAAGCCGTGGGTTTTATTGATGACGACACCAGAAAACAGGGCAAAGAATTCTGCAATCTCACTGTATCAGGAAATCTCAGTGAAGTCATCCAGAAAACCGATGCTAAAAGTGTTGCAATAATGCTCCCAATTGGTGCTGAGGGAACAGCACTCAAATACGCAGTTGAAGCCATTGACAACGGTAAAAACGTTGTTGCATCCTTCAGATCACTACCGATTTCACAGAACGAGTCCCTCATAAAATTTGCAGAATCAAAGGGAGTGGCTCTCAAGGAAATAAGTCCTCGTTTGGATGTTATAAAGAAAATATTTGGTGTTGCACCTCCAAAATGTACAGAAACCCTTCCTAAAATAACCTACAAACACAAGGCACCTGTTGTTTTTGTTGGTGGAACTTCACAGGAATGTGGTAAAAGAACCACCACACGTATGCTGGGTAAAGCAGCTGAAGAAATGGGTTTGAATGCTGTGGTAATTTCAACTGATGAAATGGGTCTTGAAAAACCTGCAGATGTGAACTTCCGTGCAGGAAGCCTTTCAGTGATGGACGTTGCATCAGCTGTTATGGGAACCATAAAGTACATGGAAGAAAATAAAGATCCAGATATAATATTTGTTGAAGGTCAGTCAAGTTTAACAGAAAGGGGAAACCCTCATCCAAAGGGTCTTTCAGCTGCAATACTCTTTGGAGCAATGCCCGATGCAACAATTGTCTGTCACAGGCCAAACCATCCCTACAGGGAACCAACTGGAATAGAGTATGAAGTAAAGGCAATAGAAGCTGTTGAACCAACAAAGGTTGTTGGAATCTCATTGAACCTGAGAAACGTGGAAGAACCATGTGATCTGTCTGAATATGAGAAGGAATACGGACTGCCTGCTGTTGATATAGCCAATGGACTCAATGGCGGCGCATCAAGATTACTGAAAGTAATTATTGATCATATAGGGGAATTTAAGAAATGA
- a CDS encoding carbohydrate kinase family protein has protein sequence MNDFKRDVAALGTCNMDFIMKVSRFIGAEDEADIQLLLQLPGGSAANFALGTSRMGLKTGIMARVGNDHFGSLITDNFQKEGVDIDRLLSLDEKTGMGFIAVDPNGERSIYTFMGANAQFTLLQDDVDYIRSSRILHITGIYLEVLDEASKHANTLSLNPGTLLSHYGWNALKKVIKKSDVLFLNKKEVELLTGMHESEGAQFLIDEGVPLVVLTRGKDGAVAYTDEGSIKVSTNEVESIDTTGAGDAFAAGFISSLIKKQDIEECLKKGNNVASQCIQRLGG, from the coding sequence TTGAATGATTTTAAAAGGGACGTTGCTGCACTTGGAACATGCAACATGGATTTCATAATGAAGGTTTCACGGTTCATTGGGGCTGAGGATGAAGCAGATATTCAATTACTCTTACAGTTGCCTGGAGGTTCAGCAGCCAACTTCGCACTTGGAACGTCTAGAATGGGCTTAAAAACAGGGATCATGGCCAGGGTTGGTAACGACCACTTTGGCAGTTTAATAACGGATAATTTCCAGAAAGAAGGCGTGGATATAGATAGGCTCTTATCACTGGATGAAAAGACAGGAATGGGATTTATAGCAGTTGATCCGAATGGGGAAAGATCAATCTACACATTTATGGGTGCAAATGCACAGTTCACCCTACTTCAAGATGATGTAGATTACATAAGATCCTCAAGAATCCTTCATATTACAGGAATCTACCTTGAAGTGTTAGATGAAGCATCCAAACATGCAAATACTCTTTCATTAAACCCTGGAACATTACTTTCCCACTATGGTTGGAATGCCCTGAAAAAAGTTATAAAAAAATCAGATGTACTTTTTTTAAATAAGAAAGAGGTTGAACTGTTAACTGGAATGCATGAATCTGAAGGTGCACAATTTTTAATTGATGAAGGAGTGCCCCTGGTTGTTTTAACACGTGGAAAGGATGGTGCAGTTGCTTACACAGATGAAGGTTCCATAAAAGTTTCTACCAATGAAGTTGAATCTATTGATACAACCGGGGCTGGAGATGCCTTTGCTGCAGGTTTCATCTCTTCTTTGATTAAAAAACAGGACATTGAAGAATGCCTGAAAAAGGGTAACAACGTGGCATCACAGTGTATCCAAAGACTTGGGGGTTGA
- the minD gene encoding cell division ATPase MinD: protein MSRFIAFASGKGGVGRTALTFNLGVSMSLFGEEVVMLDTDLVMANMDVITGLLNPEVTLHDVLIREKSIQDCVYEINQGVRVVPTGIHFETLKHINPNYISWNKIMNEVSDYGDFFLMDLPAGINSNIFDGLPEETEVILVTNSTMASVADALKIRILFNELNIEIVGFVLNMWYDDKFLLSPTEIESILEVPMIGLVPYDREMERAMAMGRSIVELNPSSPTSNAVMQLAADMLGKPYKPIEPDKDGILRKLKKFVGI from the coding sequence ATGTCAAGATTTATAGCATTTGCTTCAGGTAAGGGTGGTGTTGGAAGAACCGCCCTAACATTTAATCTGGGCGTTTCAATGTCCCTTTTTGGAGAAGAAGTGGTTATGCTTGACACGGATCTTGTAATGGCAAACATGGATGTTATAACAGGGCTCTTAAACCCTGAAGTCACATTACATGACGTTTTAATCCGTGAAAAATCCATACAGGACTGTGTTTATGAGATTAACCAGGGAGTTCGTGTAGTTCCAACAGGAATACATTTTGAAACCCTTAAACATATAAACCCTAATTATATCTCCTGGAACAAAATAATGAATGAGGTATCGGATTATGGTGACTTTTTCCTGATGGATTTGCCTGCTGGAATCAATTCAAACATTTTTGATGGTCTTCCAGAAGAAACAGAAGTTATACTGGTTACAAATTCAACAATGGCCTCTGTTGCAGATGCTCTTAAAATAAGAATTCTCTTCAACGAACTCAACATCGAGATAGTTGGATTCGTACTGAACATGTGGTACGATGACAAATTCCTTCTATCACCAACTGAGATAGAATCCATACTGGAGGTTCCAATGATTGGACTTGTACCCTACGACCGGGAAATGGAGAGGGCAATGGCAATGGGAAGGTCAATTGTGGAATTAAACCCATCATCACCAACAAGCAATGCAGTGATGCAGCTTGCAGCAGATATGCTGGGAAAACCTTACAAGCCCATAGAACCTGATAAAGATGGTATTCTAAGAAAGCTGAAGAAGTTCGTTGGAATTTGA
- a CDS encoding cell division protein SepF, with product MKDMLDIIKKNIGLEEDEEREEQETIIVPEHSFYEIILMKAKNLDEFDFALNQIVEEKNPIIMDMSLLERESLEDFKIAGEKLKAFRINTGGEAILLSKNGNIIIITPPEIKLIRK from the coding sequence ATGAAGGACATGCTGGATATTATAAAGAAAAATATTGGTTTAGAAGAAGACGAAGAAAGGGAAGAACAGGAAACCATAATAGTTCCAGAACATTCGTTCTATGAAATAATTCTTATGAAGGCCAAAAACCTTGATGAGTTTGACTTCGCCCTCAATCAGATTGTAGAAGAGAAAAATCCAATAATCATGGACATGAGTCTCCTTGAAAGGGAAAGTCTTGAAGATTTCAAAATTGCAGGGGAAAAACTAAAGGCATTTCGTATTAACACCGGTGGGGAAGCCATATTACTGAGTAAAAATGGTAATATAATAATAATCACTCCTCCTGAGATCAAATTAATAAGGAAATGA